In one window of Methanococcoides methylutens DNA:
- a CDS encoding nucleoside deaminase, whose translation MDKFMQVAIDEARSGLNDGGIPIGSVLVRNGSIIGQGHNLRVQQGDPMAHAEISCLRNAGRIGHYRGSILYSTLMPCYLCAGAVVQFGIKKVIVGESRTFPGAKEFMESHGVEVVDLDLDECVAMMDDFINKNPELWNEDIGE comes from the coding sequence ATGGATAAATTTATGCAAGTAGCAATAGATGAAGCAAGATCGGGACTTAATGATGGCGGAATTCCTATTGGTTCAGTTCTTGTCAGGAATGGTAGTATTATTGGTCAAGGTCACAATTTACGTGTTCAGCAGGGGGATCCGATGGCACATGCTGAAATTTCATGCCTGAGGAATGCAGGCAGGATCGGGCATTATAGGGGTTCAATTCTGTATTCAACTTTGATGCCTTGCTATCTTTGTGCCGGTGCTGTTGTACAATTTGGGATAAAAAAGGTCATCGTTGGTGAATCTAGGACCTTCCCGGGTGCAAAGGAATTTATGGAATCTCATGGAGTTGAAGTGGTCGACCTTGATCTCGATGAATGTGTTGCCATGATGGACGATTTCATTAATAAGAATCCGGAACTCTGGAACGAAGATATTGGTGAATGA
- a CDS encoding DNA topoisomerase IV subunit A, whose translation MADDVESKYSQQKKQHDLLAKNRLLGLTENLYDQFVDEVVPNVSISSRTKNNIEYSEESDVWVYGNRETQRTAKTVKGAFQLLKTVHSIDFLVKNHLAQDRGSTLRELYYISENWDIAKFREQAESNRLIEDLEIITALQREYFHMRPEEDGATMFGPIRIREETKRGARVIHCQEDIGESGYQIPFNVENIEFLDHDAKFIIAIETGGMYARLIENGFDEKYNAILVHLKGQPARSTRRLIKRMNEELGIPVVVFTDGDPWSYRIFASVAYGAIKSAHLSEFMATPAAKFIGVQPSDIVEYELSTDKLTDKDIDALRSELTDPRFANDYWKEQISLQLSIKKKAEQQAFAGKGLDFVTDTYLPNRLSEMDII comes from the coding sequence ATGGCAGATGATGTAGAATCAAAATATTCACAACAGAAAAAACAGCATGATCTTCTGGCAAAGAACCGCCTTCTCGGGTTGACTGAGAATCTGTACGACCAGTTCGTGGACGAGGTCGTCCCGAACGTCAGTATTTCAAGTCGTACCAAGAACAACATCGAGTATAGTGAGGAAAGCGATGTCTGGGTCTATGGTAATCGTGAGACACAGAGGACCGCTAAGACCGTCAAAGGTGCTTTCCAGCTTCTCAAGACTGTGCATTCGATAGATTTCCTTGTAAAGAACCACCTGGCACAGGACCGTGGTTCGACCTTAAGGGAGTTGTATTACATCTCAGAGAACTGGGATATTGCCAAGTTCCGCGAGCAGGCTGAGAGTAACAGGCTGATCGAGGACCTTGAGATTATCACAGCTCTCCAGAGGGAATATTTCCACATGCGTCCTGAGGAGGATGGTGCTACCATGTTCGGTCCTATCAGGATAAGGGAAGAAACAAAGCGTGGTGCACGTGTCATACACTGCCAGGAAGATATCGGTGAGAGCGGCTATCAGATCCCGTTCAACGTTGAGAACATCGAGTTCCTTGACCACGATGCCAAGTTCATCATTGCCATCGAGACTGGTGGTATGTATGCCAGGCTTATTGAGAACGGCTTTGATGAGAAGTACAATGCTATCCTTGTGCACCTTAAGGGACAGCCTGCAAGGTCAACGCGTCGCCTTATTAAGAGGATGAACGAAGAGTTGGGTATCCCTGTTGTGGTCTTTACTGATGGTGACCCCTGGTCCTACAGGATCTTCGCATCGGTTGCATACGGCGCTATCAAAAGTGCTCACCTTTCGGAGTTCATGGCAACACCTGCAGCCAAGTTCATAGGTGTACAGCCATCCGATATCGTGGAATACGAACTTTCCACTGACAAGCTGACCGACAAGGATATCGATGCATTGAGAAGTGAGCTGACCGATCCGAGGTTTGCAAACGACTACTGGAAAGAACAGATAAGCCTGCAACTTAGCATTAAGAAAAAGGCCGAACAACAAGCTTTTGCAGGAAAAGGTCTTGATTTCGTGACGGATACTTATCTTCCAAACAGGCTGAGTGAGATGGATATTATCTGA
- a CDS encoding bifunctional N(6)-L-threonylcarbamoyladenine synthase/serine/threonine protein kinase: MTTVLGIEGTAWNLSAAIVDEDDVIAEVTETYRPATGGIHPREAAQHHAMYASTVIERLLKEFRGKCHHPKDIDAIAFSQGPGLGACLRTVATSARALAMSLDIPLVGVNHCIGHIEIGRWKTPAKDPVVLYVSGGNSQVLAHRAGKYRIFGETLDIGIGNALDKFARSAGLSHPGGPKVEEYAKNATGYVKMPYVVKGMDFSFSGLSTAAKDALKSSSIEDVCYSFQENAFAMLVEVTERALAHTGKSEVLLAGGVGANMRLREMLDVMCDDRGARFYVPERKFMGDNGAMIAYTGLLMFKSGTTTPIENSHVDPSFRPDTVDVTWIADKHQEVF; the protein is encoded by the coding sequence TTGACCACAGTTCTTGGTATAGAAGGCACAGCATGGAACCTGAGTGCAGCTATTGTTGACGAAGACGATGTTATCGCAGAGGTCACCGAGACCTATCGTCCGGCTACCGGTGGAATCCATCCCAGGGAAGCTGCCCAGCATCATGCGATGTATGCATCTACTGTTATCGAAAGGCTCCTGAAGGAATTCAGGGGAAAATGCCACCATCCAAAGGACATTGATGCAATTGCATTCTCACAGGGTCCGGGCCTTGGTGCATGTCTCAGGACGGTTGCCACATCTGCAAGAGCACTTGCAATGTCCCTTGATATTCCCCTGGTGGGAGTAAATCACTGTATTGGTCACATTGAGATCGGCAGGTGGAAGACACCGGCAAAAGATCCTGTCGTACTGTATGTAAGCGGGGGTAATTCCCAGGTCCTTGCACACAGGGCTGGCAAGTATCGAATATTCGGTGAGACCCTTGATATCGGAATCGGTAACGCACTGGATAAGTTTGCAAGGAGTGCAGGCTTAAGCCATCCCGGTGGACCGAAGGTCGAGGAATATGCAAAGAATGCTACGGGATATGTCAAAATGCCTTATGTCGTCAAAGGCATGGACTTCTCCTTTTCCGGGCTTTCGACAGCTGCTAAAGACGCACTAAAATCCTCATCCATTGAGGATGTGTGCTATTCTTTCCAGGAGAATGCCTTTGCAATGCTTGTGGAAGTTACAGAGCGTGCACTTGCACATACTGGCAAGAGCGAGGTGCTTCTTGCAGGCGGTGTAGGTGCGAACATGAGGCTCAGGGAAATGCTGGATGTTATGTGTGATGACCGCGGAGCACGCTTCTATGTTCCGGAAAGGAAGTTCATGGGTGACAACGGTGCAATGATCGCATATACCGGCCTACTTATGTTCAAATCAGGAACCACCACTCCTATTGAAAACTCACATGTTGACCCGAGCTTCAGGCCGGATACCGTGGATGTTACCTGGATCGCGGATAAGCATCAGGAGGTGTTTTGA
- a CDS encoding helix-turn-helix transcriptional regulator — MKSGIRTTVTAGIFIISSIVVINVLLVNNPVVIQIEGDAFKIVDIPYKYTVNEAYVLLISAFVCGFSLALILLDNGIFQSDLQEQESMEERSLLDTSLQNGSFKDISLENFQEPEKSDFSGIILKALTGDERKTVEIILNNGGRILQNELVNSLDFSKAKVSRILINLEKRGIVRKNKYGLTNCISLADDIRGEIK; from the coding sequence ATGAAGTCCGGAATCAGAACAACAGTAACAGCGGGGATCTTCATAATATCAAGTATAGTTGTGATCAACGTACTTCTGGTAAACAACCCCGTTGTCATACAAATAGAAGGCGATGCTTTCAAGATAGTAGATATTCCCTATAAATATACTGTGAATGAGGCATATGTTTTGCTGATTTCAGCATTTGTTTGTGGGTTTAGTCTTGCATTGATACTCCTTGATAATGGTATATTTCAAAGCGATCTGCAGGAGCAGGAATCCATGGAAGAAAGATCATTGTTGGATACATCATTGCAGAATGGATCTTTTAAGGATATATCATTGGAAAATTTTCAAGAACCTGAGAAAAGCGATTTTTCAGGCATTATATTGAAAGCCCTTACCGGGGATGAAAGAAAGACCGTTGAAATTATCCTGAATAATGGAGGCCGTATCCTTCAAAATGAACTTGTGAACTCACTCGATTTTTCAAAGGCCAAAGTGTCAAGGATCCTCATCAATCTTGAAAAGCGTGGAATTGTCAGGAAAAATAAGTATGGACTTACCAATTGCATCTCACTGGCTGACGACATAAGGGGTGAAATTAAATGA
- a CDS encoding DNA topoisomerase VI subunit B — protein MAAPIAEELAKKQQAISVAEFFEKNRQILGFDSAPRSLITTVKEAVDNSLDACEEAEILPDILLHIERVGKDNVSIIIEDNGPGIVKEQIPKVFAKLLYGSRFHALKQSRGQQGIGISASVLYAQLTAGHPTKIISKIGSGSPAHYYELMINTSTNDPEILRDEVIDWDRPHGTRVELEMEASYVKGRRQSIYEYLKATAIVNPHARLTLIEPDGNEVMFERATDKLPVPAKEILPHPHGIELGTLMKMLRYTERQKLAPFLRYSFSKIGLLTAEEICKAAGLDPELPPSEISRDMSKKLLDAFKKVKIMSPPTDCLSPIGEDLIYKGLEKEFNVDFIATTTRSASVFSGNPFVVEVGIAYGGDLQKDDRIDIMRFANRVPLLYQQGGCVTTHAVEGIKWKQYGLNQPGGGMPTGPVVLLVHVASTNVPFTSESKDAIAEIPEIRDEVELAIKEVSRKLNRYLNRQGALKKRREKEVIITKVLPKMAQKLAETLDREIPDINPVVAKVMGNLLVMRKVNLNGDGSANVSVTVKNYGSKLAEFKLHDMLPYEIKGVVPEPKIISMGSDFDYVWTLKLSPEASKAVTYDLETITEAEVSRLPQLIVEGLEEELVTGAKAIKGVI, from the coding sequence ATGGCAGCCCCAATTGCAGAAGAACTTGCAAAGAAGCAACAAGCGATAAGTGTTGCGGAATTTTTTGAGAAGAACAGGCAGATCCTTGGTTTTGATTCAGCTCCCCGCAGTCTGATCACAACCGTAAAAGAAGCAGTAGATAACTCCCTTGATGCATGTGAGGAAGCGGAGATCCTCCCGGATATCCTGCTTCATATCGAACGGGTGGGAAAGGATAACGTTTCCATTATAATAGAGGACAATGGTCCGGGTATCGTTAAAGAGCAGATCCCAAAGGTATTTGCAAAACTGCTGTATGGATCACGTTTCCATGCATTGAAGCAGAGCCGTGGACAGCAGGGTATCGGAATATCCGCTTCTGTCCTTTATGCCCAGCTGACAGCAGGCCATCCTACCAAGATCATCTCCAAGATCGGCAGTGGTTCCCCTGCTCACTACTATGAACTTATGATCAATACCAGTACCAATGATCCGGAGATCCTTCGTGATGAGGTCATTGACTGGGACCGTCCTCATGGTACTCGTGTGGAACTGGAAATGGAAGCATCCTATGTCAAAGGGCGCAGGCAGTCTATCTATGAATACCTGAAGGCTACTGCCATTGTAAATCCTCATGCCCGGCTCACATTGATAGAACCTGACGGCAATGAGGTCATGTTCGAAAGGGCTACAGACAAGCTTCCTGTACCTGCAAAGGAGATCCTGCCACATCCTCATGGTATCGAACTTGGTACGCTTATGAAGATGCTTCGCTATACCGAGCGCCAGAAGCTTGCGCCATTTTTGCGATATTCTTTTTCCAAGATCGGTTTGCTCACTGCTGAAGAGATCTGCAAAGCAGCCGGACTTGATCCCGAGCTTCCTCCTTCGGAAATATCAAGGGATATGTCTAAGAAACTGCTGGATGCATTCAAGAAAGTCAAGATCATGTCACCACCGACCGATTGCCTGTCCCCGATAGGTGAGGATCTGATCTACAAAGGTCTTGAGAAGGAGTTCAATGTCGACTTTATCGCAACAACCACACGATCAGCTTCAGTTTTCTCAGGAAACCCGTTCGTTGTGGAAGTGGGTATTGCATATGGCGGGGATCTTCAGAAGGATGACCGTATCGATATAATGAGGTTTGCTAACCGTGTTCCCCTTCTCTACCAGCAGGGTGGTTGCGTAACAACTCATGCAGTAGAAGGCATCAAGTGGAAACAGTATGGACTTAACCAGCCAGGTGGCGGTATGCCAACCGGACCTGTGGTGCTTCTTGTTCACGTTGCATCTACCAATGTTCCTTTCACTTCCGAGTCCAAGGATGCCATTGCGGAGATCCCTGAGATAAGGGATGAGGTGGAGCTTGCTATCAAAGAAGTGTCAAGGAAGCTGAACCGCTACCTGAACCGCCAGGGTGCCTTGAAGAAGAGGCGGGAAAAAGAGGTCATTATCACCAAAGTGCTTCCAAAGATGGCACAGAAACTTGCCGAGACCCTTGATCGGGAAATTCCTGACATTAATCCTGTGGTCGCAAAGGTAATGGGTAATCTCCTTGTGATGCGGAAGGTTAACCTGAATGGTGATGGCAGTGCGAATGTGTCCGTAACAGTGAAGAACTATGGTAGTAAGCTTGCTGAGTTCAAGCTTCATGACATGCTCCCGTACGAGATCAAGGGTGTTGTGCCCGAACCAAAGATCATCTCAATGGGTAGTGATTTTGATTATGTGTGGACCCTGAAGCTTTCTCCTGAAGCTTCCAAGGCAGTGACCTACGATCTGGAAACCATTACCGAAGCTGAAGTTTCAAGGCTTCCGCAATTGATCGTGGAGGGTCTCGAGGAAGAACTTGTCACCGGTGCAAAGGCTATCAAAGGGGTGATCTGA